The Treponema medium genome has a window encoding:
- a CDS encoding methyl-accepting chemotaxis protein: MKELISRSGAKYTEVICPASAMVYRLGSLFKKAFYNKKYFLSVVLTTFIFLGFGTAVYAESVPTVQRGVIDLRNWNFDTQGKVMLNGTYGFFWNEFLEDWKEPSVYMSVPSSWAAEKAGQGKAYPSNGYATYTIRLLLPKGAPSLSVYLKNRFPSLTVFANGVKLDAYNPSGRKLTDAQSSCFVLPSGETQIDLLIQIKSIDHKKQGIYNPVILNKTSVLESSIYQRKLIEAMIFSFALALGLYHLILFIFRSKEISILYFTMLVFIVMIRILSTGTMIGCDLFGLSWMATLRMDYFTFATVSVPVILYFYELYKKYIHKAIVIVWVSEGLLYGILTLVTKGSFFTSFLFVHQIICLFEVFYILYLIVRLIYKKEQEASFIAIGFAALIITSVIDLLEGMDIIQISATLPFGLLFFLLIQAVSFARIFYFEKRESELMRDKVIASSDQLGTFITEIKKVIEDLANEDSVLTSNMHNAQSYVDKISSYIKLVLEEVSSQKTSLIDRETNTNYLNTFLEGLDTKITHQSEKSKDAMDKLTDLIQNTKLLTEKFKVIQDNFINIFQANEVGKTNFSKMTKTISDITTRSAVLLETNQLITQVAEQTDMLAMNAAIEAAHAGDAGKGFAVVAEEIRNLAERASAESDSTGKIIKQITASIDETASATDVLAQSFTDISDKVTDFEHMLVEIATFIGHTDAHTTRMEETLKEVLEEMTALKNENSRIIETRENTVSSFGRLTKATEKVNAEIDSMLDNITNLIRIFSKTAESQEQTREIIGRLNRLSSQNQEVVADNNEIPEI; encoded by the coding sequence ATGAAAGAATTAATTTCTCGTTCCGGTGCAAAATATACCGAAGTGATTTGTCCCGCTTCTGCTATGGTATACCGCCTCGGTTCACTGTTTAAAAAAGCTTTCTATAATAAAAAGTATTTTTTGTCGGTCGTATTGACGACCTTTATTTTTTTGGGCTTTGGCACCGCTGTCTATGCAGAAAGTGTCCCTACGGTACAACGTGGTGTTATCGATTTACGCAACTGGAACTTTGACACTCAGGGTAAAGTGATGCTTAACGGTACTTATGGCTTTTTCTGGAACGAATTTCTGGAAGATTGGAAAGAACCCTCTGTCTATATGTCGGTGCCGTCTTCTTGGGCAGCTGAAAAAGCGGGACAAGGTAAGGCCTATCCTTCAAACGGATATGCGACATATACCATAAGACTACTGTTGCCCAAAGGAGCACCTTCTCTTTCGGTGTATCTGAAAAACCGATTCCCTTCGCTGACAGTTTTTGCAAACGGCGTAAAACTTGACGCATATAATCCTTCCGGAAGAAAACTTACAGATGCGCAATCTTCTTGTTTTGTATTACCCTCGGGCGAAACGCAGATCGATCTTTTGATTCAAATAAAGAGTATTGATCACAAAAAACAGGGTATATACAATCCTGTTATCCTTAATAAAACATCCGTCCTCGAATCGTCCATATATCAACGTAAGCTTATCGAAGCAATGATTTTCAGCTTTGCGTTAGCGCTCGGTCTTTACCATTTGATATTGTTTATTTTCAGATCAAAAGAAATCAGTATTTTGTATTTTACCATGCTCGTATTTATCGTTATGATACGAATACTCTCGACAGGGACGATGATTGGATGCGATTTATTCGGCTTGTCTTGGATGGCAACGCTCCGTATGGATTACTTTACTTTTGCAACTGTTTCAGTTCCCGTCATCTTATACTTTTATGAACTATATAAGAAATATATTCATAAGGCGATTGTCATTGTCTGGGTTTCCGAAGGTCTTCTATATGGAATTCTAACGCTTGTTACAAAAGGTTCTTTTTTTACATCCTTCCTTTTTGTACACCAAATTATTTGCCTTTTTGAAGTTTTTTATATTCTGTATCTTATCGTGCGGCTTATTTATAAAAAAGAACAAGAGGCATCGTTTATTGCAATTGGATTTGCCGCGTTGATAATTACCTCCGTGATCGATCTCCTTGAAGGGATGGATATTATTCAGATATCGGCAACGCTCCCCTTCGGGCTCCTCTTTTTCCTACTGATTCAGGCAGTGTCGTTTGCCAGAATATTTTATTTTGAAAAGCGAGAGAGTGAGTTGATGCGTGATAAAGTCATTGCTTCTTCCGATCAATTGGGTACATTTATCACCGAAATTAAAAAGGTTATCGAAGATTTGGCAAACGAAGATAGCGTGTTGACTTCGAATATGCACAACGCTCAGTCTTATGTTGATAAAATTTCAAGCTATATTAAGTTAGTACTCGAAGAGGTATCCTCACAGAAAACAAGTTTGATTGATAGGGAAACCAATACTAACTATTTAAATACGTTCCTTGAAGGTTTAGATACGAAGATTACGCATCAAAGTGAAAAATCGAAGGATGCGATGGATAAGCTTACGGACTTAATCCAAAACACAAAACTGTTAACGGAAAAATTCAAGGTTATTCAAGATAACTTCATAAATATCTTCCAAGCAAATGAAGTCGGAAAAACGAACTTTTCAAAGATGACAAAGACGATATCCGACATTACTACCCGTTCCGCCGTTTTGCTTGAGACCAATCAGTTGATAACACAGGTCGCGGAGCAGACGGATATGCTTGCAATGAACGCTGCTATCGAAGCGGCTCATGCGGGTGATGCAGGTAAAGGGTTCGCTGTCGTTGCTGAAGAAATCCGAAATTTGGCTGAGAGGGCGTCTGCCGAATCGGATTCAACAGGGAAAATTATTAAGCAGATTACTGCCTCCATTGATGAAACTGCTTCTGCGACAGATGTTTTAGCTCAGAGTTTCACTGATATTAGTGATAAGGTGACGGACTTTGAACACATGCTCGTGGAAATCGCAACCTTTATCGGACATACGGATGCCCATACAACCCGGATGGAAGAAACGCTGAAAGAAGTATTGGAAGAAATGACGGCTTTGAAGAACGAAAATAGCCGAATAATTGAAACACGAGAAAATACGGTTTCCAGCTTTGGACGTTTAACAAAAGCAACGGAAAAAGTTAATGCAGAAATTGATTCAATGCTTGACAATATTACCAACTTAATACGTATTTTTTCAAAAACTGCAGAATCGCAAGAGCAAACACGGGAAATTATCGGTCGCTTAAATCGTTTATCTTCTCAGAATCAGGAAGTGGTGGCGGATAACAATGAAATTCCCGAAATCTAA
- a CDS encoding Asp-tRNA(Asn)/Glu-tRNA(Gln) amidotransferase subunit GatC: MAQNSKITPEVFDNLLYLSRLSSNDSDMESIAGQVGQIVEYFDILKKYDVPTEADDTAMISEGLLRRDTIVAGITQSDLRKMSSEYMDGYFRVPKVLGSGV; this comes from the coding sequence ATGGCTCAAAACAGTAAAATTACTCCTGAAGTATTTGACAATTTACTCTATCTTTCGCGTCTTTCTTCTAACGACAGCGACATGGAGTCTATTGCCGGACAGGTTGGTCAAATTGTTGAATATTTCGATATTCTCAAAAAGTATGATGTGCCTACCGAGGCAGACGACACTGCAATGATTTCGGAAGGGTTACTCCGCCGCGATACTATTGTAGCAGGCATAACACAGTCGGATTTGAGGAAGATGTCGAGTGAATATATGGACGGCTATTTCCGTGTACCTAAAGTCCTCGGGAGCGGGGTGTGA